In Parasegetibacter sp. NRK P23, the genomic stretch GCCATGCATATCCACCAGAATATCCACATTGGGACCAACGGCCTGCCGCGCAGCGGCCACCTGGTCGTACATGCGCTGCAATTCGCCCGGACTGGCGGTCCAGTTGTAGCGGTCATATTTGTTGGGGTCATTGAATTGATCGAGGTCGAACTTGATGGCGTTGAAGCCCATGCTTTTTGACTTTGCGGCGGCTTCCGCGAAATCTTTGGGTTGCGGCAGGTTGCGCTGGTACAGGGCCGTATCGCAATACACCCTGATCTTGTCGCGGAACTTTCCGCCCAGCAACCGGTACACCGGCACATTCAGGGCTTTCCCGGCAATATCCCAGAGCGCCGTTTCTATGGCTGATAGTACTGCCACGTACATACCCGCCTGCGCGCCCTGAAAAAATCCCCCTTTGCGAATGTCTTCAAACAAACGGTGCACATCCAAAGGATTCCGGCCTTTGAGGCGCATTTCGAAGTTTTTCACGAGGTGATAAGTACCCATTACGGCATCCACCCCTTCTCCGCAACCATAAATATCCTGGTTGGTAAAAATCTTCACGAACAGACTTCCCCTGATGTACCCGCATTTAATCTCCGTTATTTTCAGATCGGAAGGCGCGGAAGGTTTCGAATAATCGTCCACAGCTTTTTCGTACCCATTCCCGAATACATTGAGCGAAGCGAAGGGCGCCATGGCCGAAGCGATGGCTGCTTTGGATAGAAAGGACCTCCTTGAATTATAGTCAGACATATATTTTGTTTTGAATGAATGATTTAAAAATGACCGCTACCAGGTTCTTTCTTTCAGAAACTCCTGGATCTGTTCTTTCGCGACGGGCAATTCGTTGATATGATCGTTCAGCCATTTCGAGAAATCGCGTTCAATTTCATCGGACCAGCGGGCATCGATCTGCCCTGCGGTATATTTTCCCTCCCGAAGTCTTTCATGGCCGAACATATCGCGCAACCGCACAATCTCCGAAGTGGTTACCACTTTTTCCGCCAGGTGCGGCGGCACGAATACCACCACGCCCATTTTACCCAGCACCACATCACCCGGCATTACGGTAACTGTTCGTATCCTTGTGGGCTGGTTGATGCCTACGATCATCGTATTCAGGTCTCCGGGCGGATTGTGGTGGGAAGGATCATAACTGGTATAGAACGAAGTAAAACCGCCGATTTCTTTCAAACCTTCCACATCGCGCAGCGCGCCGTCATAAACGATACCGTTACCCGATTTCGCGTAGATGGCGTTCCCCACGTTGTCCCCGATGGTAGGGCCATTCCTTTTCGCCCCGAACTGATCGGCCACATACACATCCCCTTTAACGAGAAGGTCCACCGCCCAGGTGTTCTGCCCCCTTTTTCCCGTTTTCTTTCCCGCCGAATCAATGGCCTTCCACACATCGGGCCGTCCTGGCATGAAGGTGGCCGTAACCGCTCTTCCCACCAGCACACTGTCCGGGTTGATCCGCTCCCATCCTTCCGCGATCTGGTAGGCGTATCCTGCATTTTTCATCACGGCCCAGGCCTCTTCCACGCTCACCGCTTTCATGCGTGTAAGGATTTTATCGGAGACTTTTGGGCGTCCATCGGGAAAACGTTCCCCCTTCCATTCCGGGGTAAGCGCGATCAGTTGTTCTTTGGAAATCTGCACTTGCTGCGCGATACTTTGCTGCCCCAGTATAACCAGCAGCAACACAAAAATGGTTTTCGCTTTTATCATAAGACTTGTTTTAAGTTGAATGAATCAATTCCTCCTTCGCCGCGTCGGCATCCGTTTCTTTGGGCAACCGGTTGTGCCACCAGCTGGCCAGGGCCGATCCGGTCACGTTCATCAGGGGCGCGAACACCGCGGCGGCCAGTCCCACCGTGGCCACTTTACCCATTTCCTTCGCGATACCCGAAGCCAATCCTGCATTCTGCATCCCCACTTCTATTGCGATGGTACGGCAATCTTTTTCCGGCATCCGCAACAGCCTGCCGCTCCAATAACCAAGTAAATACCCAAACGCATTGTGTACCAGTGCCAGCACGATCAACAAAGCGCCGATCTTCAGGAGATGGTCTCTTCCCGCGGCAGTAATGATAGTAACGATGGCGGCGATACTGAACATGGAGATGAAAGGCATCGCATCGTCCAGCCATTGTATCCTTCCTTTTAAAAGTCTGTTGAACAAGAGTCCCGCCCCTATCGGGATGATGATCATTTTCAGGATATCCCACATCATGCTCAGCACATCAATTTCCACCAGCGCGCCCGCAAGCAGGCGCATGAGCAATGGCGTTACCAACGGCGCAATCAACGTGGTAATAGAGGTGATGGTAACAGAAAGCGCCAGGTTGGCCTTC encodes the following:
- a CDS encoding mandelate racemase/muconate lactonizing enzyme family protein, with product MSDYNSRRSFLSKAAIASAMAPFASLNVFGNGYEKAVDDYSKPSAPSDLKITEIKCGYIRGSLFVKIFTNQDIYGCGEGVDAVMGTYHLVKNFEMRLKGRNPLDVHRLFEDIRKGGFFQGAQAGMYVAVLSAIETALWDIAGKALNVPVYRLLGGKFRDKIRVYCDTALYQRNLPQPKDFAEAAAKSKSMGFNAIKFDLDQFNDPNKYDRYNWTASPGELQRMYDQVAAARQAVGPNVDILVDMHGRYDAVTGHAVAKRLEPLNLLWLEEPTPAENVQAYKSIRDSSSTPIAAGENQYLAYGFREMLEIGAVDIVMPDLQKAGGLGEGQRIANLANLYYTPFAPHMVASFLGCMAACHVCASVPNFLILEWQSYFHTEPMYKEIVQYEGEWVKDSFITLSEKPGIGVDMNIDAMKKYAVPNVPFFV
- a CDS encoding RraA family protein, whose protein sequence is MIKAKTIFVLLLVILGQQSIAQQVQISKEQLIALTPEWKGERFPDGRPKVSDKILTRMKAVSVEEAWAVMKNAGYAYQIAEGWERINPDSVLVGRAVTATFMPGRPDVWKAIDSAGKKTGKRGQNTWAVDLLVKGDVYVADQFGAKRNGPTIGDNVGNAIYAKSGNGIVYDGALRDVEGLKEIGGFTSFYTSYDPSHHNPPGDLNTMIVGINQPTRIRTVTVMPGDVVLGKMGVVVFVPPHLAEKVVTTSEIVRLRDMFGHERLREGKYTAGQIDARWSDEIERDFSKWLNDHINELPVAKEQIQEFLKERTW
- a CDS encoding bile acid:sodium symporter family protein yields the protein MSFTKYTRLFYGLSAACMMAAAVCWFTGNINITGWVLSLSFVCIALAFRGSPVLKGMSFTAFIFASVALAMFHPGYFIQWGDFKLSGAIIPLIQVLMFGMGSSMGWKDFAAIARSPKGVLIGVLSQFTIMPFLGYALAGVSGLEPEIAAGIILIGCSPSGLASNVMAYLAKANLALSVTITSITTLIAPLVTPLLMRLLAGALVEIDVLSMMWDILKMIIIPIGAGLLFNRLLKGRIQWLDDAMPFISMFSIAAIVTIITAAGRDHLLKIGALLIVLALVHNAFGYLLGYWSGRLLRMPEKDCRTIAIEVGMQNAGLASGIAKEMGKVATVGLAAAVFAPLMNVTGSALASWWHNRLPKETDADAAKEELIHST